In Sphingobacterium sp. PCS056, the following proteins share a genomic window:
- a CDS encoding AraC family transcriptional regulator, giving the protein MDILSQLISSVDQNPDSILVMRQQTEQRLPAHQHDKAQLLLVYGGIAYLQTDEKDLYIPANHYIWIPKNYPHNLMFNTQDLYIINIYFPNKKADSFYDELGIYPVSKLVAEMLSFSEKWKGDYFKGSWEFEFLLTFKGVLSKENLKKFSIQLPTTDDQRLNAIIDSFRNRLNESLSLDNIAQQSGMSVRSLTRLFQTKLHITFVQYLKMLRIIRAMELIKDTNLNMTEIAYEIGYSNISAFSNNFHQLTNMRPTEFKEMAGD; this is encoded by the coding sequence ATGGATATACTTAGTCAATTAATAAGTAGTGTGGATCAAAATCCCGATTCAATCCTCGTGATGAGACAACAAACGGAGCAGCGTTTACCTGCTCATCAGCACGATAAGGCTCAGTTATTATTGGTATATGGTGGAATTGCTTACTTACAAACAGACGAAAAAGATTTGTATATTCCAGCTAATCATTATATCTGGATACCAAAAAATTATCCGCACAACCTGATGTTTAATACACAGGATTTGTACATTATCAATATTTACTTTCCAAACAAAAAAGCGGATAGTTTTTATGATGAATTGGGTATTTACCCTGTGAGTAAGCTTGTGGCAGAAATGCTCTCCTTTAGCGAGAAATGGAAAGGTGATTATTTTAAAGGTTCATGGGAATTTGAATTTTTATTAACGTTTAAAGGAGTATTATCAAAGGAAAATCTCAAAAAATTCTCCATTCAACTTCCTACAACGGACGATCAAAGGCTTAATGCAATAATCGACAGCTTTAGAAATCGATTAAATGAAAGTCTAAGTTTAGATAATATTGCTCAGCAATCGGGAATGAGTGTGAGAAGTTTGACCAGATTATTCCAAACGAAATTGCACATCACTTTCGTTCAATACTTAAAAATGCTTCGTATTATCAGAGCGATGGAATTGATTAAAGATACAAATTTGAATATGACGGAGATAGCCTATGAAATTGGATATTCGAATATATCGGCATTTAGCAATAATTTTCATCAACTGACCAATATGAGACCTACGGAATTTAAGGAAATGGCAGGTGACTAA